The DNA segment CTGCATATTCTTTTTCAAATTTGATTTTCACGGCCTTATCTTTTATATCAAGCTTATTTGCCAAATAACCTAATTTTCTATTGTTTTGCTCAATAAGTTCTGACCATTCCATTACATAAACCTCAATATTCTTTTCAGTTTTTTTATCATACAAAAATGGATTGTCTGGAAAGTTCAATCTTCTTGATTTTACTTGAGATTTTGCAAATTTTGTAAGACGTGATGAAATTAAAATCAATTTGTACTTTACTTTTTCATTTGGTAGAGCTGAATTTTGCTCAATAGTAAATGCATATTCATCAATTTGATTTAATTCCTTTTTGCTTATTGCACATTTAGGCGACTTTAATTCAACAACCATTATTTCTTTAACATCAGAGTCGGTTATTTTTTCGTTGAAAAAGAACAAGTCAGTTATATCGTTTAAACCTCTCTCGTCCAATTCAATTAAGTTATCATCTTCTTCTGTTGGCTCATAGTCAAAATATTTCTCCCGTAATTCAATCAATATATTACCAATCTTTTTGTCCGACCATAATTTGGGTGTGGCATTGTAATTTTCTCCAAACAGCCACAATTCATCTTCGACAATTTTATGAAGTTGACTTCGTTCTTTTAAGTGTTTAGAAATTTCGCCATACGTCAACTCGTGAAGAAAATCCAGAAACTCTGTTTTTTCTGCTACTACGCTTGCAAAATGAACGACATCTTCTAAATCTGTTTTCTCTAAAAGATTATGAAATTTCTCCAAACTCTCTTCTGACAGTTTTAATACCTTTTTAAAAATATATTCAATGTTTCCATTGCCAATTGCTTTATCAAGTAATGGATAAAGAAAGTTCCTTATTTTATCGTCCTTTTGAATAAGTCTGTGTTCATCTTCTAATAAATAGGCGACTTTTTTAAATAGAATTTCTTGCGATTTAGAAGCGGGACTTTCATTGTTTTGGTAAGGATAGTATCTATCTTTTTCCAAACTTTTGAGAAATTTTTCAAATCTTTTATTTTTGGCTTTGAAAAAATCATTAATTGTTTCTTTAATCGTGTTTTTTAAATTGTTTATTTCCGCTTCACCTAACGCTTCTAAATCCAAATTTCTAAATAAATCTATATTTAACATTTGTGATTCTATGTAAATAAACCAAGTTCCTAAGTCCGGCGTGTACCAATCTGATGAGTAAGTATATTCGTGAGCAACACTTTTTAAACCTGAATTATCAGTTTGGAAAAATACTTTCACTTTGTTTAGAGCCGAATTAATATTATAGAAGTAAAAATTTAACTTATGCGTTTTACCTTTTTTGTCAGTGTAATCTGTAGTTTTTTTGGAAGGTTTATCTATTACAAAATCTTCCCTTTTTATCGTCTTTCCATTAACTATAAAATTCACAGTATTATGAAAAATTTCGAATGGATAATGTTCGAATATTGCTTGATTAATATTGTCCTGTAAAAAATTCTCGTGGATTTTATTTCTTTTGGCGATTTTTTCCTGCTTATTATGATGAAGTTGTTCAATCATAACTTTATAATATGGATTTCTTCTTTCCATAAAATATTCGTAGTCAACCTTAAATTCAGTTTCTTCCAATTGGGCATCATTAAAATCTAATGTATCCATACTAAATTTAGTTAGAGAAAATTGTTTTTTGTCAATATCAAAACCTATGGTTTCAATGTGCATTAATTCTCCGATTTGTAAAGAACTAAATCTTCCGATTCCTTGACCAAGTGCTTTTGAAGTAGTTCCAATCTCTAAAACTCTTTTGTCAAACTCGTTATATGGCACACCGATTCCGTCATCTTTAATCTCAATGCTTTTGATAGGAGACTTAATATTAGCTTCGTTGACATATTCAATATTGATTTCAATATTTTTCGATCCAGCTTGTAAAGAGTTGTTAATTAATTCACGAAAAGCCTGAAACGTATCTCTATATCTAGTTAAAAGGTCTTTTATTACCCTTGTGTTTGTAGTTATTTTTTTTGTAGTTGATTTCATTGGTTTTATATGTTGGATATCGTTTGTCGCGTTTGAGAAGTCGCTGAAAAAGCGAAGCGAGTTCTCTCTGCCAAGATAAGATTTCTTCGTGAAGAAGATCTTGAAACTACTGAAAATATCAGAGATTTATTAAACACGCTGCTATGTGAAGTTGCATTTATTCGCAAGGCTTTTTAATTCTTTTTTTACAACAATTTAGATTTTCAAAACTAGATTTTAAAGAATCCAAATTAGAGTTTAGAATTTGCATCTTTTGGTTATTTTGAATTAGATTTAAAGAATCCATTTTAAACTTCTTTGTTTCAATTTTAAGTGATTCTTTTTCAAATTTATCATCCGTATTCTTATTAGTATTGAAAACAATAATTAAAAATAACATAATTGAAATATAATTTAAGAATGTTTGAACACGAAAATAAATGTGTATATCACTAAGATTCCAGTTACCAATTGTTCCTTGATTTCTGAGTTTTTTAAGACCTAGACCAGCGATAATCGTACTTGACAATAAAAGAAAAATGCTCAAGAAAGTCAATACTCCGGATGTAGAACGATATTCTATATCTTTGATATCTAGATATCCAATTAGGACGCCAATTAAAACTAGCGACGCGCCAAAAATTTGAGCACTTATAGCTGCGTGAATGCTTGCGGCCGACCTTTCGTCTTCTATATTATTCATACTGTCTTAATTTACCAACTGTCACCACTTAATGTTCCGAGCGAATTCCAAATTTCACTGCCTGCCTGAAGAACCTTATGTGCAGTAATTTCTGTAGAATATTGGTTAGCTTCTCTTAAAATTTGCTGAACTTCAGAGAAAATTTTTCTTTTTAAACCACGTTCTGTAAATTTTGAAGAATTTCTTAAGGGAAAATATACCATAGTGCGATAATTTATCAATAAGAAAAGTTTCGCGTCTGAGCGCACAACAGAATTTTCAGTCATTTCCTCGACTTCAAATTTATTAATTGCTTTCGCTATAACATATTCAATACTTAAATTTTCCAATTCGCTTTGAGCTAAGTCAATAGTTTGTATGTATTGAGTCCTATTATCTTCGGCATTACGGTTTAGTATTACATTAAAGTAATCATTAAAATATCTGTCAAATTCAAATTCTGGTTGTTTTTCCATAAGGTAGCTTATATTTGGTTGTTATTTTCTTGATGTTTACTACGTAATCTCCCATAACTTGTTTATATGTAAAGTACGTCAGTTATTTAAGGTCAGATTCGGGCTGATATGTCTGAGTAATTTCAGACATAATTTAAGAAAGCAATATATTCAAAATCTTTATAATCGTGGAGGATTTTTATTATTAAAATAGTTTTTTTTTAATCGTCCGATTCAAGTAGTCGCAAGCTAGATATATTTGATCAGCGAAGTTTTATTTTTTAATAGTCAGAATTTAAAACTTTCATCTACACATTACATAAAGTGAAAGTTTAGCTCAACCCGAGATTTACTTAAATACAAGATTTTACTCATTCGCATTATACTTCATCTTTCTCAAAACCCGCATAGAATCCTTGAAACTCGCATAAACTGTTGGATGCTTCCGAAGTAATTCCTTGGCATCAATCAAAACTTGCTTGGCATCGTCAAATCCGTTGAGGTAGCAAATCATTAATGTAGAGGGAAGGTTTTCGAGATCTTTGAGTTCTCGAAAAGACAATTCCAAATTCTTGGAAAGTTTGGCAATGATGTTCAAGTTGGAATTGTAAATATGATAAAGCAGTTTTTTATTATAAACTGGCGGTTCAAAAAGCATTTCCTGCTCTATTTTGTAATAGCCATTTGAATAAAATAAAATAGTCTTTTTCTCCAAAGGATAATAAGAAGTTTTATCCTGAAGTCCCAATCGAACATATTCTACAATCGTGAAACTGTCTTCGTCGTAGGTGATTATTACGTCATCTTGATCAGAATAAAATAACTTAATCTGCTCGTTTATTAATTCGATGTCAACTCTAGAAAGGTAGGTTTCGCTGCGAACTCTTTTCGGAATTCCCGCCCAACAGATGATAAAAAGCTCTTTAAAAACTTTATACTTGGTAGTAAAATCTTTATGCCGATTATTCATAAAATCCATTACACCATCAAGGGTATCGGAAATTGAATTTCGAGAAGCATTTTCTATAGATTCAACTATTTCCTTACTTGTTCTCGATCGAGTAAACGGCTCATCCATCGGAATTGAATTGCTGCCACGCCTTTTGAAAACCGAATTGGCTGGAATAGTGTGAATTCCTTTTTTGAAAAATGAAATTTGCTTATTTGGACTAATAGTAACGAGTCCGACAACTTTTTCTTTGGGAAGATTCGGAAAAGGAATATTCTCGTACTGAATTTGAGGAGCATTTTCGAGATAAGCATTGACAAGATTCTGAATTCGGCTATCGTCAAAGAAGTCATCGCCCACAATTTCGTTATCGCGGTCTTCAACTCCCACAACAATAAAAGATCGGTTTGCAGGATTGCTATTGGAAAGTGCACAAATGTGTTTTAGAAACTTTGCTTTTCCTTCGCGGCTATGCAAGTTAAGTTGCCTCTTCTTATCATAGAAAGTACTCTCGTCATTGTGAGCTAGTAGATTCTTGATAAGAAGACGCTTATTTAACATTCAGAAAAAATATTTTTATAGTTTTTTATTTATAATCGTACTTGATGCTTGATCGGTTGGCATCACCACGAGATCAGCGATATTTACGTGATATGGTCTGCTTACTACAAACAGAATAATATCGGCAATATCCTCTGGTTGAAGTGGAGAATATCCTTGGTATACTTTTTCTGCTCGATCAGAATCTCCTTTAAAACGAACTTCAGAAAATCCAGTTTCGACCAATCCTGGATGAATTCCACCAACGCGAATTCCGTATTGATTTAAGTCCATTCTCATTCCCTGATTTAGTGCATCAACCGCGTGCTTGCTTGCACAATAAACATTTCCGTTTGGATAGACTTCTTTGGCCGCAGTCGATCCAATATTGATAATATGTCCAGCGCGATTTTCTATCATCATCGGAATAATCGCTCTTGAAACATACAGAAGACCTTTCACATTTATATCAATCATCGCGTCCCAATCGTCTAGATTTCCGGTTTGTATCGGATCAAGGCCGTGAGCGTTTCCTGCGTTGTTAATCAAAATATCGATCTTTGCAAATTCGGTGGGAAGTGACGCGATGCCTTCGGCGACAGCCACCTTATCTCTCACATCAAAAAGCAAGGTATGAACAGGGACAAGTTTTGAAAGTTCTTCTTGAATTTCTGCCATACGATCTTCTCGTCTTCCACATAAAACTAATTTGTAACCATTTTTTGCAAATGCAATTGCAGATGCTTTTCCGATTCCACTTGTTGCTCCAGTAATAAAAACTGTTTTCATAATTCTTGAATATTTATCGAAACAAATTTCAGTAATTAAATTTGAAACTTTTCGATTGAGAGCAGTTATTTAGTACAAGTCTGCAGAATATTTTATTTGCTAAAATTCTTAACAGTCTTATTATTAAACATCTAATGATTTAAAAATGAAATCATAAATCATACTTAAATGGCTGAAAGCGTTGTAAGTTTTAACTTCGGTTTAACAACTTTGATGACATAAAATTTTCAATTTGCAGTACAAAATTTTTTGACTTTAAAATACACAAAATAACCGCAATGGAAGATACTACTGCTACCTTAGATATCAGAGCAATTAACGAAAAAATAGAACGCGAAAGTGCTTTTATTGATTTGTTGATGATGGAAATGAATAAAGTCATTGTTGGACAAAAACATATGACGGAGCGCCTACTTATAGGATTGCTTGGTCAAGGACATATATTGCTGGAAGGAGTTCCAGGATTGGCAAAAACACTTGCGATTAATACATTATCTCAAGCAATCGAAGGATCTTTTAGTCGTATTCAGTTTACGCCAGATCTTTTGCCCGCGGATGTTGTAGGAACCATGATTTACAATATGCAGCAAAATGAATTCTCTATAAAAAAGGGGCCAATTTTCGCAAATTTTGTACTTGCCGATGAGATTAACCGAGCGCCAGCCAAAGTGCAATCGGCTTTGCTTGAGGCGATGCAGGAAAAACAAGTTACAATTGGCGATACTACTTTCAAACTAGAAAGACCTTTTCTAGTATTGGCAACCCAAAACCCGATTGAGCAAGAAGGAACATATCCTTTGCCAGAAGCTCAAGTCGATCGTTTTATGCTAAAAACCGTAATTGACTATCCGAAAATGGACGAAGAGCGAATGATTATTCGTCAGAATCTTAGTGGAAGTTATGCGAAAGTTCAGCCAGTAGTTTCGGCAGCACAGATTATTCGTGCACAAGAAGCAGTTCGTGAAGTGTATATGGACGAGAAAATCGAAAAATATATTTTAGATATTGTTTTCGCAACTCGTTTTCCAGAGAAATATAAATTAGAAAGTCTAAAACCACTTATCGGTTTTGGAGCATCTCCACGTGGAAGTATCAATCTTGCTACCGCTGCAAAATGTTATGCATTCATCAAACGTAGAGGATATGTGATTCCAGAAGATGTGCGCGCGGTTGTTCACGATGTATTGCGTCACAGAATCGGAATTACTTACGAAGCGGAAGCAGAAAATGTAACTTCGGTGGATATTATCAACAGAATTGTAAACGAAATAGAAGTTCCATAGTCTTTATAAATT comes from the Flavobacterium ardleyense genome and includes:
- a CDS encoding ATP-binding protein, with protein sequence MKSTTKKITTNTRVIKDLLTRYRDTFQAFRELINNSLQAGSKNIEINIEYVNEANIKSPIKSIEIKDDGIGVPYNEFDKRVLEIGTTSKALGQGIGRFSSLQIGELMHIETIGFDIDKKQFSLTKFSMDTLDFNDAQLEETEFKVDYEYFMERRNPYYKVMIEQLHHNKQEKIAKRNKIHENFLQDNINQAIFEHYPFEIFHNTVNFIVNGKTIKREDFVIDKPSKKTTDYTDKKGKTHKLNFYFYNINSALNKVKVFFQTDNSGLKSVAHEYTYSSDWYTPDLGTWFIYIESQMLNIDLFRNLDLEALGEAEINNLKNTIKETINDFFKAKNKRFEKFLKSLEKDRYYPYQNNESPASKSQEILFKKVAYLLEDEHRLIQKDDKIRNFLYPLLDKAIGNGNIEYIFKKVLKLSEESLEKFHNLLEKTDLEDVVHFASVVAEKTEFLDFLHELTYGEISKHLKERSQLHKIVEDELWLFGENYNATPKLWSDKKIGNILIELREKYFDYEPTEEDDNLIELDERGLNDITDLFFFNEKITDSDVKEIMVVELKSPKCAISKKELNQIDEYAFTIEQNSALPNEKVKYKLILISSRLTKFAKSQVKSRRLNFPDNPFLYDKKTEKNIEVYVMEWSELIEQNNRKLGYLANKLDIKDKAVKIKFEKEYAELIDEKISAQLRLVK
- a CDS encoding ATP-binding protein; amino-acid sequence: MLNKRLLIKNLLAHNDESTFYDKKRQLNLHSREGKAKFLKHICALSNSNPANRSFIVVGVEDRDNEIVGDDFFDDSRIQNLVNAYLENAPQIQYENIPFPNLPKEKVVGLVTISPNKQISFFKKGIHTIPANSVFKRRGSNSIPMDEPFTRSRTSKEIVESIENASRNSISDTLDGVMDFMNNRHKDFTTKYKVFKELFIICWAGIPKRVRSETYLSRVDIELINEQIKLFYSDQDDVIITYDEDSFTIVEYVRLGLQDKTSYYPLEKKTILFYSNGYYKIEQEMLFEPPVYNKKLLYHIYNSNLNIIAKLSKNLELSFRELKDLENLPSTLMICYLNGFDDAKQVLIDAKELLRKHPTVYASFKDSMRVLRKMKYNANE
- a CDS encoding SDR family NAD(P)-dependent oxidoreductase: MMKTVFITGATSGIGKASAIAFAKNGYKLVLCGRREDRMAEIQEELSKLVPVHTLLFDVRDKVAVAEGIASLPTEFAKIDILINNAGNAHGLDPIQTGNLDDWDAMIDINVKGLLYVSRAIIPMMIENRAGHIINIGSTAAKEVYPNGNVYCASKHAVDALNQGMRMDLNQYGIRVGGIHPGLVETGFSEVRFKGDSDRAEKVYQGYSPLQPEDIADIILFVVSRPYHVNIADLVVMPTDQASSTIINKKL
- a CDS encoding AAA family ATPase, with product MEDTTATLDIRAINEKIERESAFIDLLMMEMNKVIVGQKHMTERLLIGLLGQGHILLEGVPGLAKTLAINTLSQAIEGSFSRIQFTPDLLPADVVGTMIYNMQQNEFSIKKGPIFANFVLADEINRAPAKVQSALLEAMQEKQVTIGDTTFKLERPFLVLATQNPIEQEGTYPLPEAQVDRFMLKTVIDYPKMDEERMIIRQNLSGSYAKVQPVVSAAQIIRAQEAVREVYMDEKIEKYILDIVFATRFPEKYKLESLKPLIGFGASPRGSINLATAAKCYAFIKRRGYVIPEDVRAVVHDVLRHRIGITYEAEAENVTSVDIINRIVNEIEVP